From Sphingobacterium bambusae:
TATGAAGGCGTTATCATGGAAAAGATATCCAAGATTCCGTTTGTGAAAACCTTTCAAACGATGATGATCATGTCTACGAGCAAGAAAGAACCTATTGTCCCTTTGGCGTATTAATCCCTTATCCATGCAATCAAACCATATAGATTACGAGGATCTAGCGCTCATTTTGACCTGGCCGGATGCCACGATAAGGGGCGACGAGAAGTGGATGATGTTTTTCAAAAAAATCGGCGTCGTAAAAAATCTAAACTTCAAAGTTGGACATACAGGCATTGTTATTATCAAGCGCAGCACGGGAGAGATGCTTTTCTATGATTTTGGACGGTATATTGCGCCACGAGGGTACGGGCGGGCTCGTTCCAAGTTTTCTGACCCACGGCTGGAGATCAAGTTCAAAGCAAAATTCGAGGACAGCAAGATCAGCAATCTCGAAGACATTATCAGTCAGTTAGAACTGCTCAAGCCAGCAATGTATGGCGAAGGTATTCTCTATTTTTCCATTGCACGAGGCATAAACTTCGAGTTGGCTAAGGCATATGGTGATGATTGTGTACATCAAGGTACCTATCCTTATGGGGCGGTTGCAAAAAATAACAACAACTGCTCGCGCTTTATCACGCGGATGCTTATGCGTTCGTCGAAGACTTACCGTTGGAACCATAGCATTAATTTTCCGGAAACGATCAAAGCAAGCCCCATCAGCAATGTGGTTAATGCCGTAGCCGACCGCATGGTGTATTCATTTACTGCAGAAGAAGGCTTAAAACACTTTAAGATGAACCGTTGGCAGTCGTTTGGTTTTCTTTTGCAAAAGTTGGGCGACAATGTAAATCGCACAAAAGCCGCATTGTTACCCAACGATTTGATCATCGGCTATATGGCCTTTGCATCCAAACCCATCTCGGTGCCTGTAGATGCCCAATACCTAGGAGGTGTAGGCGACGGTGCTTGGTTCTCGGTTCAGCCGGCTCCGGAAGAAAAGGTGCTTATCAAACGTTTCACGTCAAAAGGCGAGCTAGAATATGTGGTCTTGGGCGAGCCCATGGAACCCATCAACTTAACGGAAGCATTCGAGATCACCTACGATAGCCACCTTTTATTCACCCATATTCGTCAATTGGGACGGAAGATCAGAATAAACCATATACAAAAGCTGGCGCTAGAAACCTACCAATACAAGGATCTTCAAGAGCGCTATGCTTAACGAATTTGCCAGTCTATAGGCTCTTGATTGGATGACAGCAGGTAGTCATTCGCCTTTGAGAAATGTTTGCTGCCGAAAAAGCCTCGGTAAACCGATAAAGGCGAAGGGTGTACAGCTTTCAACATGAGATGCCGTGTATGGTCTATCAGAACTGATTTCTTTTGCGCATAGCTTCCCCATAGCAGAAATACCACATTGTCGCGTTTCTGGGAAATCGCCTGTATCAATTGATCGGTAAACTCCTCCCACCCTCTTTTCTGATGGGATGCCGCCTGATGGGCACGCACAGTCAACGTTGCATTCAACAGAAGCACGCCCTGCTTGGCCCAAGAGGAAAGATCTCCACTTGTTGGGCTGATAAACCCTGGGATATCCGTTGTCAGCTCGGCAAAAATATTCTTTAACGAGGGAGGCAATGCCATGCCGTTTGGCACAGAGAAGGATAAGCCATGTGCTTGTCCATCATTGTGGTATGGATCTTGCCCTAGGATAACAACCTTAACGTTGTCGAAAGAAGTCAGCTTCAAGGCGTTGAACACCAAGTCTTCGGGTGGAAACACGAGCGATATTTTTCGCTCCTGCTGGACGAAAGCCGACAGATTTCGCATAAATTCCTGTTTCAGCAAGGGCTTTAAGATGGGTTCCCAACTGGGGTGATAACGATCTGACATAACACAAATGTACAATTTTACAATTTTATAGGACGAACAAGTTGTATAAGCTCCAAAATAACCGGATATTTGTGGCAATATTCATCACTAACGGAAATTTTTATGTCAAATATAGTTCGCATCATTCTTGCCAGCTTGTTACTTATCGGAACGGTGGTACTCTTTTGGTTTGGACACTGGGGCTTTGGTATTCTAGGTATTCTCCTCAGTATTCTTGCATGGGTAACGGTGTTCTTTAATGAGAACATGCTATTGGCGCAATGGTTCTTGCGCAAAGAGAACATGCCGAAAGCGGAGCAGTGGCTTCGTAAGATTACAAATTACGAAAAGCAGTTGATTTCTGCCCAGCATGGCTATTACCACATGCTATTGGGTATCTTGGAATCACAGCGCGCACCACTACAATCCGAGAAGTTCTTCAAGAAAGCCCTTGCTTTGGGTTTACATATGGATCATAATGTTGCCTTGGCAAAATTGAGCCTTGCGGGCGTCGCCATGGCGAAACGAAACAAGCGAGAAGCCGAAAAATTACTGTCGGAAGCTAAAAAAGCAGACAAAAACAAATTATTGGCCGATCAGATCAAGATGATGAAAGATCAAATGTCGATGATGGATAAGCAGCAATTCCGCTACTCTCGATAAGGTAGTTGTTTTATAATTACGGAGTCAATAACCATCAATTTATCTCGCATAAATAACACAAGAGGTTGATCTACAGATCAACCTCTTGTGTTATAAACTTACCTTCTTCTGTGCTGTCTTCAAAGACTAGCAGCAGCTTTTTGGGCTTTTCCTGCTTCCAATCCGCGTACTTGATGGTTACGGGCACCGGCACATTCTCTTCAAATAGGTAGTGCAAATAATTTTGCCTATCCTTAATATTGATTAATATCCTTCCCATTTTTAAAGAGGTAAAAAGATGCTTTTTGCCGCTCGCGTCAAGCACCTGCGTCGCGTAAGTATTCAGCTTGAATTCCCTTTGATCCATGTGGTAGGAAATCAAAAATAAATCTATCGACAAGGTATCATTATCAGGATCAAGATGCACTGCTTTGACATCGACTTGTATATCGTCCAACACATTACCCCTAACCTCTTCTTGCGCGTGTAGTAAGCCGCACGACAGCCATGCAAACATGGCTAAAAACAACCGAATGCTCTTCATGGTTATTATCTTAATCGATCTGCGGACTTAATTAATTTATCATCCTTGCGGATGCCACTGATGGCCATCGCAAGAAAAATAATAGATACAGGCAAAAGAAAGAAGCCTACGCCAATATTTCCTGCTTTCAGGCTTTGCGATATGGCATCAAGAACGGCATTTGCCGACATAAACATCCACAATCCCAACAAGACGATCAAAAGGATCTCTATCCCAACAAAAAGCAACTGTCTTTTCCTATTTTTAAACAGGAAAATAATAACAACAGGGAAAAGGGAAACTATACCCGCTAGAATAGCTTGAGGAATTGCGGTGCTTTCCCGACTCATTTCGTTGTTCACGGAAGAGTATATCCCGGTTACGAATATCTGTTTGCCAAGGCCAACCAAATCGATAAAACTGACATATGGAAAAATAAATAGGCCGAGCAACGTTATTGCTGCTGCCAATAGCCAAAGGCTCTGTACGCGTTGAATCATAGTTCTGTTTTAAACTGAAGAACAAATATACTATAAACAATAAAATAACCAATTTGATTGCATGTATGTAATAATTAAGATTCAAGTGGCGGACTGTGGTAATGGAATTGTTAGATTCTGTATTAGGCCAAGGAGCTTAAGGTACTTTTAGCTACCTTTGCTCCGTGGAAAACATCATGCAACGTTATTTTTTGGAAATCGCTTACGACGGCACCTCTTACCATGGCTGGCAAGTGCAGCATAATGCGGTGTCGGTGCAGCAGCGCGTCAATGAGGCGTTAGCCAAAATTTTGCGTTCCCCCGTGGAAACGGTCGGCGCAGGACGTACCGATACAGGTGTACATGCCAAACAATTGTATGTACATGTTGATGTCGAAGCCGGGCAGATTCCAAATGCAGATCGCTTTTTGCACGCCTTGAACGCGCTACTGCCTTTTGACATTGCAGCGCGTAGGCTACTCCCTGTACAGCAAGATGCACACGCTCGTTTTGACGCGGTGGAACGCTCCTATGAGTACCACATACATTTCGACAAGGATCCATTCTCCATCAACAAGTCGTGGCAGTTGCGAGACTATCCAGATGTGCAACGCATGAACGAGGCTGCTGCATTCCTACTGGGTAAACAAGATTTCGGATGCTTTTCCAAGAGCAATACGCAAGTGTTCACCAATATTTGTACGGTAACGCGTGCAGAATGGGTCGACGTTCAAGGGCGATTGATCTTTCACGTTACGGCAGATCGCTTTCTGCGCAATATGGTGCGTGCCATTGTGGGCACTCTGCTGGATATTGGACTGAAGAATAAAAAAGCTTCTTCCATTCTTGACGTTATCCAAAGCCAAGACCGCGCAAAAGCGGGCACATCCGTACCTGCGCATGGTCTTTATTTAACAAAAGTTATTTATCCTTACATTAGTACTGAATCTTGAGCGAGCAAAAAATATCGGGTAAAACCTACGACAGCAAATTGCTGAAACGCATGTCCCAGTACATGCGCCCCTACCAGGGTATATTTTGGGCATCGGTCATCTTGACCATCTTGTTGGCTGCCGTAGCGCCGGCACTGCCTATGCTTATCGAATATACATTGGACAACTATATTTTGAAATCCGATGCTTCGGGCTTGGGCATGATGCTGATCGCCATGCTGGTTTTATTGGTTGGCCAAACTGTTATACGTTACTACCATACCTTGGCCACGAACGTGCTGGGACAAAATGTGATTCGCGATATCCGTATTCAGGTGTTTAACCACATTACCCAACTGCGACTAAAATATTTCGACAATACGCCTTTAGGCAAATTGATCACCCGTACGATCTCCGATTTGGAGACCATATCCAATATTTTTTCCCAAGGACTGATACAGATCATCGGCGATCTCCTGCAATTGGTGGTTATCCTAGGCGTCATGTTCTACACAGACTGGACACTGACGCTCATCGTGCTGGTTCCTATGCCGCTAATGGTCTGGGCCACCTACATTTTTAAAGAGTCGATGAAATCGGCTTTTGTCGATGTACGCACTTGGGTATCCAATCTAAACACCTTCCTGCAGGAACACATCAGCGGTATGGCGATCATACAGTATTTTTCTCGCGAGCGGCAGGAAATGCGGAAATTCGACAACATCAATCAAAAACACCGAGACGCACATATCCGTGCGAACTGGTATTTTTCGATCTTTTTCCCTGTTTTGGAAATTATACTTGCCATAGCAACGGGGCTTTTGGTATGGTATGGATCAAAACAGATCTTGTCCAACGACATCTCGCCTGGCGTCGTCGTGGCTTTCCTTATGTACATCAATATGATTTTCCGACCTATTCGCGAATTGATCGATAAATTCAACACCTTACAAATGGGTATGGTATCGGCAGAGCGCATTTTCGATGTGTTGGACACACATGAATTTACCCCCAATGAAGGAACCTACAGTCCGAAACACATTGAGGGGCGTATTGCATTCCAAGATGTTTGGTTTGCCTACAACGATGAAAAATGGGTACTTAAGGATGTGAACTTTGTCGTTCAGCCGGGCGAAACACTGGCACTAGTGGGCGCTACCGGAGCAGGTAAATCATCCACTATTAATATCTTAAGCCGTTTTTATGAAATCCAGAAAGGTAGCATCCTGTTGGATGACAAGGATATACGCAGCTATGAGCTGAGTTACCTCAGAAACCACATTGCTACGGTATTGCAAGATGTTTTTTTATTTGCTGACAGCATCTTCAACAATATCACCTTGCACAATCCATCGATAAGTCGTGAAGAGGTTATTGATGCCGCAAAAAAAGTAGGTGCCTACGACTTTATCATGCGCCTCCCTGGAGGCTTCGACTATCAAGTACAGGAACGTGGCGCCACGCTGTCCTCTGGGCAAGCGCAGCTTATTTCCTTTATCCGCGCACTTGTGCACGATCCCACGATCCTGATCCTCGATGAGGCTACTTCTTCTATCGATACCGAAACCGAGCTATTGATTCAAACGGCTATCGATAATATGATGCAAGGGCGTACCGCCATCGTGATTGCACACCGCTTGTCGACGATACAAAAGGCCGATAAGATTATTGTCTTCGATAAGGGCGAAATAAAAGAAATGGGTACACATAGTGAGCTCTTGGCGATAGACGGATACTACAAAAAATTATACGATCTTCAGTTTAACTCCCTTAGCATATAAAAAAGGCATGACACAGATCTGTATTGTTACCAATAAGCAATCTGTGTCATGCGCTTCAATTTGTGCCTAGCTAACCTATCGATTATCGGGGAACTATTACAGGTCACTAGGACTTGATATCTTTAATTCGGATGAATCATCTCGTGAATCTGTCGCATGTAGAATCCTTCGTTCATGGATTTTGTAAAATCGATCCATTCATCGTGCGTGAACGTAAAGACGATCTCCCGTACAGGAGTATTTAAAACCACTCTTGCCACGCCATCCGGAAAACGGAAATATTCTTCGACACCCATTTTTTCTTTAATGACCTCCCAAAAACTCCGGTATTGCTCGGCATCAAACGTCAACAGGAAAGTTTGGTGCCAGATGTAGCAATTTCTACAGTGTTGGCAGTAGCTCACCGTCGTTGTTCCGTTCGAACTTAAAATGATGGATTGACACATTGTTATTTTTATTTAGAACAAATATAAATAACAATGCTTAAAATGCAAACTTTAGCATCAAAAAAGGCTACACTTTTTGGTGTAGCCTCTGTTATTTAACATTTTTTAATTCAATCCACGTTTCTTCATCAAGTAATCGGGATTTGGATCCTTACCGCGGAAGGTGCGATACATCTCTGCCGGATTACCCGTCCCCCCTCTTTCCAATATATTACGACGGAATGCATTTGCTGTACCCTGGTCATACAATGACTTTTCTTTGAAGGCTGCAAAAGCATCCGAATCCAACACTTCCGACCAGATATACGCGTAGTAACCGGCGGAGTATCCACCCGAAAAGATATGCTGAAAATAGGTGCTACGGTAGCGTGGAATAATGGCATCAATCAAACCGATCTTTTTCATAGCCGCCGTTTCAAAGGCATTAGCATCGGCTGGAATAGGTGTCGTTGCAGCATGGTAATCCAAATCCAGTAAAGATGCTGCTACATATTCCACCGTAGCGAAACCTTGATCGAAAGTTCCTGCTTTCTCCATCTTCGCAATTAAGGAATCTGGGATAGCTTCTTTTGTTTTGTAATGGCGTGCGTAAGACTTCAACACCTCCGGATCAGCCGCCCAATTTTCCATAATCTGAGACGGTAACTCGACGAAGTCGCGAGGAACAGATGTTCCTGCCAAGCTCTTGTATTTTACGTTGGAAAGTAATCCATGCAAGGCATGTCCAAACTCATGAAACAACGTTGTAGCTTCATCAAACGTCAACAATG
This genomic window contains:
- a CDS encoding DUF6695 family protein; amino-acid sequence: MQSNHIDYEDLALILTWPDATIRGDEKWMMFFKKIGVVKNLNFKVGHTGIVIIKRSTGEMLFYDFGRYIAPRGYGRARSKFSDPRLEIKFKAKFEDSKISNLEDIISQLELLKPAMYGEGILYFSIARGINFELAKAYGDDCVHQGTYPYGAVAKNNNNCSRFITRMLMRSSKTYRWNHSINFPETIKASPISNVVNAVADRMVYSFTAEEGLKHFKMNRWQSFGFLLQKLGDNVNRTKAALLPNDLIIGYMAFASKPISVPVDAQYLGGVGDGAWFSVQPAPEEKVLIKRFTSKGELEYVVLGEPMEPINLTEAFEITYDSHLLFTHIRQLGRKIRINHIQKLALETYQYKDLQERYA
- the ung gene encoding uracil-DNA glycosylase encodes the protein MSDRYHPSWEPILKPLLKQEFMRNLSAFVQQERKISLVFPPEDLVFNALKLTSFDNVKVVILGQDPYHNDGQAHGLSFSVPNGMALPPSLKNIFAELTTDIPGFISPTSGDLSSWAKQGVLLLNATLTVRAHQAASHQKRGWEEFTDQLIQAISQKRDNVVFLLWGSYAQKKSVLIDHTRHLMLKAVHPSPLSVYRGFFGSKHFSKANDYLLSSNQEPIDWQIR
- a CDS encoding tetratricopeptide repeat protein, with product MSNIVRIILASLLLIGTVVLFWFGHWGFGILGILLSILAWVTVFFNENMLLAQWFLRKENMPKAEQWLRKITNYEKQLISAQHGYYHMLLGILESQRAPLQSEKFFKKALALGLHMDHNVALAKLSLAGVAMAKRNKREAEKLLSEAKKADKNKLLADQIKMMKDQMSMMDKQQFRYSR
- a CDS encoding DUF4293 domain-containing protein; protein product: MIQRVQSLWLLAAAITLLGLFIFPYVSFIDLVGLGKQIFVTGIYSSVNNEMSRESTAIPQAILAGIVSLFPVVIIFLFKNRKRQLLFVGIEILLIVLLGLWMFMSANAVLDAISQSLKAGNIGVGFFLLPVSIIFLAMAISGIRKDDKLIKSADRLR
- the truA gene encoding tRNA pseudouridine(38-40) synthase TruA, whose product is MQRYFLEIAYDGTSYHGWQVQHNAVSVQQRVNEALAKILRSPVETVGAGRTDTGVHAKQLYVHVDVEAGQIPNADRFLHALNALLPFDIAARRLLPVQQDAHARFDAVERSYEYHIHFDKDPFSINKSWQLRDYPDVQRMNEAAAFLLGKQDFGCFSKSNTQVFTNICTVTRAEWVDVQGRLIFHVTADRFLRNMVRAIVGTLLDIGLKNKKASSILDVIQSQDRAKAGTSVPAHGLYLTKVIYPYISTES
- a CDS encoding ABC transporter ATP-binding protein, producing the protein MSEQKISGKTYDSKLLKRMSQYMRPYQGIFWASVILTILLAAVAPALPMLIEYTLDNYILKSDASGLGMMLIAMLVLLVGQTVIRYYHTLATNVLGQNVIRDIRIQVFNHITQLRLKYFDNTPLGKLITRTISDLETISNIFSQGLIQIIGDLLQLVVILGVMFYTDWTLTLIVLVPMPLMVWATYIFKESMKSAFVDVRTWVSNLNTFLQEHISGMAIIQYFSRERQEMRKFDNINQKHRDAHIRANWYFSIFFPVLEIILAIATGLLVWYGSKQILSNDISPGVVVAFLMYINMIFRPIRELIDKFNTLQMGMVSAERIFDVLDTHEFTPNEGTYSPKHIEGRIAFQDVWFAYNDEKWVLKDVNFVVQPGETLALVGATGAGKSSTINILSRFYEIQKGSILLDDKDIRSYELSYLRNHIATVLQDVFLFADSIFNNITLHNPSISREEVIDAAKKVGAYDFIMRLPGGFDYQVQERGATLSSGQAQLISFIRALVHDPTILILDEATSSIDTETELLIQTAIDNMMQGRTAIVIAHRLSTIQKADKIIVFDKGEIKEMGTHSELLAIDGYYKKLYDLQFNSLSI